The Parambassis ranga chromosome 4, fParRan2.1, whole genome shotgun sequence genome includes the window AGTAGATGAAGCCTGCCCTTTGGTGAAAGAGGATGTGAGAAATGTTTATAAGAGTGGCTACGTAAAGGAAATGGTGAGGATTTAAGGAATataatgcaggaaaaaaatcaagacTGAACTTGTCTAAATCCTGATGTGCTTTGTGGTCCAGATGCAGGAGGTCAGCGCTCGGCTCGGTGTGCCAGTGTCCTGCATTGTTCCTGTGAAGAACTACAATGAAGAGTTAGAGTTGGACATGAACTGCGacatcctgctgctctctgctgtcattcagaTGCTCCGCCATGTTGACAGTTACTTCGATGAGCTCAGTGACCGTTGGAGCACCCATAAAACCAAAGAATAGGGATCAAAGTCCTCAAAATGTTCCGATGTTCTTCTCTACACATGCAGTCTTTCATCATGGCTGTTACCATATTTATTCTGCCCCTTATGGATATGAAACACTCCTATGAATGTTGTTTCTATCTTTAAAAAGTCTGAAGAGAATATCCTCAGATTTTTTCTTTCATCACATATTTGACTATTTATTACAAACAGGCCTGAAGAGCTTTCTTAGTTTTTCCAGTTTACAGCGTCAGCCCTACAGTGCTACAGAATTTGATGCTTTTCTCAGATGTGTTAGCAGATGACCTGTTAACAAGGAGCATGTATGTACATTTAGCTTGCCTTGATGTGCATCAGAATCAATAAACACTCCTGCTGGGTGGACAAGGAATGTACTGTCTTAATTGAATTCACTGATAAATCAGTCAGTGCTTGAATgaacagaaaaaactgtattttattaATGCAGCTCGGACAGTTACTTTACAGCAAACAGTGTTGGAAGTGGAAGCTGCTGCAGGGGAGCAGTCTCCCTCCACTCTGTGTTGTTACAACAAACTGtaaactacacaacacacatcacGCCTGTAATCTGACTCACCGTCTGCTTTTGAAATTAACTGTGAATTAGGAGCAGATTATAAATTGGCAGCTGTCCTCTCATTgacaataaaaaataactacTAAACAAACACATCTTGAAATAGtgtttaaaatgtcacaatatGTTGTGTTAGTGCACATAaaacatgggggggggggctgtaacTGACCAACATGACCAAGATGCACAATATATTGAAGAAGGAATGTCCTGAAAATGAATTCAGTGCTATTTAGCTTCTGTTCTCTCCCTTTAAAAAGTGATCCATTGTCTCCAGTGAAATGTGTGAAACGTGTATTCAGCAGACGTTTCTGTAAGATGGAGCGACATGGTTGTTGGTGAGATTGTTGTTGGGAGTACAGAGGAAGCGCACTGGGGAGGCTCTTATGGCACACTTCAAACAGTCAGATGGCTTTTCTCTCGTCAGCTAACTGCTTCAGTCATCAACAGAAAAGGCAGCCACGTGAAGAAGAAACATTTCAACTTCAACCACACGAGTTAcagtgcagaacacacacacacaaaatacacatgGGTGTGGTCGAGTCCAAAGGCTGACGTGTCAACCAGAAAAGGAGAGTAAAGCAGGTTGGTTAGCACCTGCGCTGCAACATGCTACTGCAAAATCCATCAGATTGAACAAGCAGCAATCTATTAAGTACAAAATGTGAGACACACATGGGAAGGTTTGGGTCTCTCATTGTGTAAAAAAGCAGGTTTAACACATGAAAGTGCAAAAGGCACAGACATGCAAATGGCCTTTAAACTGTTTGGCAATGGTGGAGCAACACTTCAGCTTAATCTGGCTATAAGATgataaatatttgtttgtgtattGAGAGCCTGCAGTGTAACTGTATGTTATGTTGTTTAAATGTGCTGCATTGAACATCTACAGCAAACTTTCTGGACAAGATATGAAGCAGTGAAGACTTCTGAGGATGCTGACTGATTGTTATTCCCCAATCTATGCAGGATAGTTCCAATTGTAGATAATGCATAGGTTTTCACCTTTAGTAGAATACGTTTCTATAAACATTAGGCATCGTGCACTGTGAGTCAATTTATGGCATTCATCATCTTGAGTGGAACTGAAGTGGCTCTGAGCCAGTGGTCATGGGCACATGCTTTAGTAGCTGGTACTGCTGATGCATAGGCCTAGGTGCCTATTTTTTACAGGTAATAAATGAATATGTACAACTAGCAGATCTGTTGGTTGTACAGAAGtttgaagaaaaaaacttttgtgCATATTTTTGTAAGTGGGAACTGAATGAAGTGGAATCACTAAAAGGACGGAAAATCCAGAAAGAGCTCGaacacagctaacagctaactacactaaactataaatataaaaatataaaacaaattgCTAAAGGGCCATAACTGGAACTTGgtttaaaaacattacagtCAGAGAAAACCATGactgactaaaaaaaacaaggctgGACTAAGAACCTCTGCAGGTCGACACTTCAGTGTTTGGACTCGAGCACATCGATCACACACTGTGCTTACATCAACATCTAGAGAGATGACATTCAAACAGGTTcaaacagtagaaaaaaaattaagaacttctctttgtgtgtttttttcttctcttaaaGAACTGTAcaagattatttaaaaaaatgaataattagttatacatatttatatgaCAACATTGTTCACGTTATATTACtataaagaaaaacaacctTGTTGTTCTCATCTAAAACTGGGTGCAGTATTCCTTTTTCAGTGCGCTGGGGTATCTTTGCACTAAAGGTAATGAAGAGAATTAACGGTAAATGTAGAACTCTACTTTCCTATTTATGAAATTGCAGGTTTAACTCTCAACTAACAGAACAGAAACTTTAAATAACACATCTCTGCAGTGGCAACGTCTGGCCACAGGGCGGTGCTAAATGACCTATTAGGACTAAACTGTCCGGGGGCTTCACCCTCACCTGTCTCAGCACCTGTGAGACAGAGGAgtcttcagtcagagacaggcGCCTGGTCCCGTCTCCCCTCGTCCCCTCAGctatctgcagctgctgcagtccgCTCCGCTTTGCCACCTGCTGGAAAAGGAATACTGCATTTCTCTGCTGCTTGTTTCTTCACCTCGTGTTGCTCAGCTCTAGTGTGCATCCTGCATGGGATATAAAGAGGGAGTATCATCTACGCAGGCCCATCCTTTGGAGAGGACGGGGTCTGGGAcgtggagctggaggaggaggacgcagAGCTCTTAAGAGAACCCAGAGTCTTGCTGAACCAGGAGTTCTTGGCGGCTTGGATCTCATTCATCAGGACTCCCCGCTGATGTTCGAGCTCCTGCACAACAGAAAAAGCAGGGAAACCACAACAGGTCAAACCTGCACAGGAAACCGTTTATCTTTTTACAATGCTGTGTCACACACCTCTGGAAATTTAAGAACCTAGAAGTGAAAAATGAGCTCATTCTGGATGAGTGGATGAACAACAGGCTCATTGTGACAGTGTGACCACTTCCTTGTTTTTGCACACCTTGAGCATCACAAACTGAATGCCATTTGATTCCATTATGCTGGAGAgaaggtgaactgtccctttaccaagtgacagtaaacaaggtcaaagaGAGCAGAGGAACGACATGCAGCCCTgagctgcttatgttttgaaccaAGAACTTCCTGCTTGAAGCAGTATCACCAGCAGCATTACCCCATGCAacagctgttagcatgctaataagCTAAGATTGCTCAGCTCAGGTTGACACATGTTGACAAATGTCACTGTGAGCTTTTCTTTCCTGCTATAGTTTAAGCACAGATTATGAGTGTTTTCACTCCCATGCAAGGTGAGACTGACCTGGATGCGACACTTGGCCTCCACCAGCTGTAGTTTGGTCTGTGccagctccagctccatctgtctcagctgctccttcagcccGTCCTTCTCCTCGTCCAGGGGTTCGCTGGATGTCCTGTCAGAGCCAGGGGATGATGCCTGGAGCGAGCCCAGGGTGCTGAACAGGTCCCTGCAGTGCTCACAGCCCATTACCTTGTGCTGCATGAGACACAAGCGGACAGTGGTGAAAAGATACATATAGGTGCTTGTACATTGATCTCTGTGCAGCAAACCTGCACTACAGGAAAATTTGCAGTTTGACACTAACGCTGACAGCATATCTCCTGTGAATCCTGTTGCAACACATCATATTAAGAAAGAAAGTAGTTTATCCAGGGCTGAGGTGGTGCTCTGCCACACCCATAATGGGGACTTTTGTGGGATTATTTGTGTAATCACGTTCTCCTTATGGGTGTGATGATGTTTGCACCTGAACATGGCAGAGCTGCAAAGTCTTGTCCTCCCTGATGCAACATATTGTGGTTTTTGAGCCTCCTAACTTGCTGTGCATTAGGAATGTAATCTCACCCTGACGATGTCCAGCTCTTCCTTTGTTGCCGCCTGCTGTTTTTCCAGCCTGGTGCTCAGCTGGGAGcagatctaacacacacacacagaggaaaacacgTTCAATCTACGTCTACCTGCTTTCTAGTTCAATGTCCTTTATTGCTAATAACTCATGTAGAAATCACACCACTGAAAAGTAAACATAAAGATGAGCTGATACTTTCTGCAGCAGACCTGTTTGTACTCAGCGATGATGGCTGTGGTTTTCTTGATCTCCTGCTCTGCTTTTTCCAGCTCCCTCCTGAACACTTCCTTCAGCTgcaagacacacaacaacaatgtgACTTACATTATAATTCTACTGACACCTGCTCCGATTTCTTTCTGTCAGTGATGGACATTGATTACCGCCCGTCTCTTCTGCCTCCTGTTGTTCTTAACTGTATTTTGTAGTAGTTGCATAgtcacagcagcacactgtTAAGTTATATAGTGACAGGTTGTACAGTAGTATGTGTAATCATCATTCTCCATCAGTGTTTCATTGTACAAgtagaataaaaatataattctTATCTTATTTTTCAGGAGGATTATGTGACgccttaattttttttaatctgagtgACCTCAAAAAGCTCAAAGATCTGAGGGTACGCAGAGAGCAGATGATACCTGagctgtctcctcctcctgtcgcctcttctcctcctctgtctccaccaGACGTTGCTTGGTGGTCAGCAGCTCTTTGTTCAAAACATCGGCCTTGTCTTCTGcctgaatgaacacacacacacaatccttcCTTTAACTTTGGCTGGTTTTCATGGAAAGTTCATAAACACATACGCGCATAGAGGATTTCAAATTCTCATTGTGCTGTTTGTCTAAAACAACGTTTGCTGAGATCCACTGCACACATAAATCATATAATTATCaacttcagtcagactgtttgtGGGTTTTTAACTTCTTGTATTACCTGGTCCAGGTCGTTCCGTAGGGCGATCTTGCTGGTGACCAGCTCATGTGCCAAGTCATCATTCTCTTGTTCCAGTCGCATACTGGCCTCCTGCAGACGGCGGTTCTCCCtctacaacacaacacaaggcaGATTACAAACCAAACAAAGGCCTCGActcctgttcacacacacacacacacacacacacacacactccatcttAAAGTCCCCATCATAGATCATTAGTGTAGTCTCATGACTACCAGTCTGCCAGTAAACAGTTTCACATGATGGCCATGCCTCAATAGGACAAAACAGTTGTCATGGCTGTGAGCAGTCATCTGACCCTGATATTCTGTCAGTGCTAGCACAATGACGCTCTCTGCCTTTCTTCCCACACCAcacccatatatatatacacgcaCATGTATGCACGTGTGGAACAAATGAAACGTTTAATCTGAACAATTCATATCAttagatataaataaaatcCAGCTTTGCCTTATCTGTCTGTGGAGAGCAGCCACCCCTGTGTTAGCTTACAGACTCATGGAACATTTTAGAGTTTCCATGAAAGAAAACTGAGCTACGTTAGTCAATACAATCACCTCCTACTAATCTGAAAAAATACAAGAACTCACATGGGTGTTTAATATCCAGGAGCGAACATTTAAgaagagaggcagaggcagcaTACAATCCACGGTCACAACAACGTCTTGGTATGAAGTGTCCAGCTGCACAGACTGAACACATGATCCTGACAGGagtttcccctctctgtctgacGCTTCCCCGcctcactccctctctgtcactcactcctgtttctgttcttttattaatgcttttattttgcattAAGATGGAAAATCAAAACATGCATGACAACGTACAGATAAACTGCTCTCACAcatgtgaaatatgaaacatttGTGTACACTCTGCCTGTTaactgctgttgtttgtgtcttACAAAGTGTTTGAGAGCTGGCTGGAGTCCAACACCTTATCTACAAATAAAgtcttccttccttttttaaTCCAAAGCAACAGCTTATAGTCAGCATGTCATTTCCGCCAttagagaaaaacaacaacagtacGTGTGAAAAGGCTGATCAAACACTACTTCATTCATTTTAGtaaatatttttgtaatttaagattaagatgaagaaaacctttatttgtcccacaatgagAGACACACAACTGATCCCATAATGGCCCTGAGGAGCATCATGGAGTCAGTGTGGACATCAAGAGGCATTCATaaatcctaatcctaatcctaatctTTCATAATATTATTCTCCATTTACTGAGCTTGCATTCTGTTATTTTATCAATATatattttcagcattaaccGTTCTTAAAATGTTAGCGCCTATAATTTGGCTTTactattatgtttttatttacttagCACTGAGTGTAATGCACTTCATACCCCTGGTTGTAAAGGCAAGTTAAAATATTGGCTATTTTTGTGGTATTTAATGAAACACTTTCTTCCCAGAAATAAAACCAGGCAGACTTCATAAACAAGAGCTGAGATACCACAGGTTTCCAGTTGTTTATACCTGAAGACTCTTACGCCTACATGGGGATTTATCTTAAATGTAGGTGGAGAGTGTTACACGTGACAGCGTCAGAATCACACTGCAGCATGCTGGGAACTGTACTGTTTCTGCTTCTGTAGCTGAAGGTGGAGCATTTTGTTTTGCTCTTAGAAACAAAAGTTCTGAGAAttgtcaaaagtaaaaaaaaaagtcttattaGCTTGAAACCTTTtggataaaaagataaaaatgcaGGCAGAGAGGTGTGAGAAAATGAGACAGATTTAAACTTAGAGGAAGAGAAAGTAAACTTTGAAATTTGGAGCAGATGAAACGTGCTGCCTGTCTGCCAGGATCTTTAAATATCTGCCTCACCTTTCTTGTTTTCATCTCATCAAGATAAAGCCCCTGCAGCTACACctctctgacaacaacacagcagcttcacctaaaaatacattttacctCAGTTCGGCTCATCCATGATAAAAGCAGGCAGAACTGTGCTCACCGGAGATTTCTAATCTTAGAAACAGTCCATTTTAACATTAAAtgatttcacattttgttttctgctgcaaCAAGCGAGCTGCTCTTTCATCACAAACTGAAGAACTGCACAGAGAAGTTATTCAATTATTCAATTTTAGACCTACAGGAAATGAAATTACTCTCACATGACACATGCTGTGAGTCTTTAACAAAAAGGGTGGTGTGTTTAAAGTCCCCTCATGAAAGCACGTAGGAAATATGACCatttatcctgtgtgtgtgtgtgtgtgtcatacctGGTATCGGTCAATGGGGTCTTCTTGTTGCAGCTGGCTCTCTCTTAGCGTCTGATATTCCTTCTCGAACTTCTTCAGCTTTTTGGTTggaacctgaaaaaaaaacagcagaagagttgatgtcattattttaaagtaAACTTCATGTCTGATAAGATCTCAGCCCATCCTAGTTGTTTGTAAGCAGTTCATTTTAATTGGGCCTCTGTAGTTTTCATGTCACATCGCCTAACTACAGCGTGCTCAGTATTCCTGTACGTTCTCAGTATGTGCTGCTCTCACCCTGAACATGATGATCCTACAGGAGAGCTGCACTGTATTCACACATCAACCTTTAAAAGACAATTTGACTGTAAATCATCAAGTCATTATCATTTCTTTAGTCTTTCAGTTCACACTGCTTAGCTCAGTATGTGACCAACATGACACTGTAAGTTCATTTCCTCCTGAATCCAGCTGATACACagacaaatgtttatttttctgctttgcAACATGCATTTAAGGGTTCGTGTTAGAACATATGGCACATTAGTGTGATGACATACAGGGGCGTTAAGATCATAATCCCTGCCTATAATTTTTAGCCATGTATTTTTTCCATAAACTTTTTGAAGCCCCCTCGTAAAGACATGGTAAGCTAAACTTTGAAGTGGACAAAGAGATGAGTGTTTCTACCTTGTCACTCTAAAAACAATGTAGCCCTAATCAACATGCCAGCCCACAGGGCCTATGTACAATATCTTTAAATGCCCAAAAATATCAGATAATCAAAGAATCAGTAAGCTCCTTTTATGCATTGTGATTTTATGCATCTTGGCAGTTTCCATCACCCATTCATTCTGTAACCCACTCAGGCCATCAGAGCTGCACAGACCTCCAAGACTCCTGAAGTATCTTTAGCCTCTCTCAGGTCCAGGTGGGAGATATGTAATCCATCCAGCAAGTTCTGGGTCGCCCACTACACCTCCACACGGAGGGCTGTGCATGGTCAAACCTCTCAAGAGTTAGCCGGTGCCGCTAAAGTGAAAGAGCAACAACTCGACTACTCCAAACCCAGAGAGTAAGCCACCCTGCAGAGGAAAATTTTTATGCAACTTGCAGTCCTGTTCTCATCTCGCAGCCTTTGTGACCACAGTTGAGTGCAGGGACATAGACAACAGATAACACTCTAAATGAATACCATGGGTGGATGCAGCCTACAGTCATCCTCAcagtcctcttcctctctcataAAGTAGCCCTGAGATCGCCTCTTCTTGCTTACTTGTAGGAAACATACCTTTCTTTGTGTTCCAGGGGAGACCTGGAAATGTATTATGATACGTGCATAGTATTCATTGTGCGTGCTGATTCACTATACTTGGAACTTAAACAGAACTGAGCCACCTGTGCACAAAAACTGTGTCCCATGAAAGGTCTATTGTTGCTTTAAAAAGTGCAAAGTCATGTTAAGGTAACTCTGCTATGACTTTAGAAAGGTGAAAACTACCAAATTATGAACAGAGAGCTTTGAACCAAACAGCAGTGAAATACGAGGCCACTCTGATGAGTGAGTGATATTtcactgcatctgtgtgtgtgtgtgcttcaggtACGGTGGTAATGTTATCTCCCCTGTCTGGAAACCGCGTTGCCATAGTGCCCACCATCAGGGTTGGGGATTCCAGGTCAGTCTCTATCACATGACCCGTCCTCTGAGactagcatgtgtgtgtttgtacaagtgtgtgtgtgtgtgtgtccttcactgGTTGTGTTTAGGTTCAATTGAGTGCCTGTTTTTTATAGTCTTGGGTGCAGGTGCAACTTTCTTTGAATGCAGTTAGTACTGAAGCATTTACAGCTTGGATGGCTGCATATTTGCAGAGGAACACACTGCATATTTATCTAACGTGCTACTtttcaatcattttaattttcAGAATCTCAAACATTGCTGTGTGAAACGGACTGAAACATTCAGGGGCGGCCATTACCCATCCTCACAGCTGACCAGTGGGTTAACCTTTGACTTTTATGACCCGTAAAGCACGGAGCTGAATGAACATCATCGCTGTAATCTATCTGACACACGGCAGATAACAAAACTCAGCCTCATTCTGTTGTTATCTGTGTGGGAAGACAGAGCAGTTCTGCCTCTGCAGGCTGGTTAATAATTGCTTTTTTGTAACGAAACAATGCAGACAAATGTAATCCAGTGTTTCCCTGCAGGCAACAGCTCTACCAGAGGTTGGAAGTTTGATTTCAGTTACAAAGCTATAGTGCTGTGAGGTGTTTTGGACACCAAAGACTTAATATATGAATCCCATTTTACACATTATGGAGGTTATCCTCAGggtctgtaatgatgtgaaTGATGAAGAGACTCTCTGGAATCCTGGAAGTCAAACAATGGAAACAATAGGAGTACAGTACAGTCAGCACGCTAGTGTGCAgcctaagattccaatgaagcttgtatgtgcacacagattaaaaaaataaaagctcagtTTAAACCAAACGCCAACTTCCAATGCAGAGACAAGGAGCATTTACTCAAATGGctacttgaggctggctccaataGTAAGTGAGTGACCTCCACGTTAAAACTTCCCAAACACATTTAcaacctggtacaaaaaaatgattttagtaACTGTTACGCACATTGAAGAAGATATATTCATGACATAATCATGACTTTTGCTTATGTcacacagctgctctgcttAAATCTGCAGGTAATGACATCAAGTCATGTTACAAGACCTGTGCTTTGTCACTCCAGCATCCTCACAAACATGTGAGCTGTGCTTCACACCATGAAATCTGACCAAACCTGCCCTTTAAAGAGGATTTGGTTTGTTGTTAGCTTCACTGACATTCTGAGTTCTCTGCGATACAAAAACATGAATCAGCCACTTCATCCTGGGTTCATGAAGCAGTCTACAGTTTCTTAACATAAACTAGACATTACATGAATgtgtaaaagagagaaaaggagagaatgAGTAGTGTTTTCTGACGCCTCCAGATTTGTCGTTAGAAGTCCTCCACTGCTGGTGTCATATTTTCCAGGCTTCCTGTATGTGACGTGATGGTTTGACACAGATTTCTGTGGGTTAACAAAACTGACagaatttgtttttcttcaatGTTAAATTCACATTTTAGTTATATTAGCTGCTACTTGTTGGTGGTCCTGCAATCATGAGAAATGGATTTTAACATCTTGGTTTACAGACCTGGAAAGGTTTAGCACAGTAACTGACACATGTTGAAAGGTGTCTGTGAAAATGTCTTTGGTTGTGATGGTATTTCAtattttcctgaaaaaaaaacgttttggCATAATCTTCCTGCAGTGTCATGTTGATTGTTCTGGTAAACTAAATGAATGTAGATGATTAAACAGAGTTGTTTTATCAGTGTTACGGTAGACGAGCTGATTGGTTATACAACTTGCGGTTCTCCAACAccctcaaaacacacaaacattacagcACGACTGCGTAATGAAATGCAACCCAAAACTGGGCTGGCTTACCTGCGAGAGGCGAGGCCTTTACTCAAACATACAGTCCTACTGTGGCTACAATCAGTCACACAGGATCATAACCTCTCCCGGTTTTCCTGATGAAAACTAAGGACTTTTGACTGTTTTTTGACTGCTATCTACAGCAACATTCCAGGTTATCAACAGTAAAAGAGCTCATACTTTGACATTCTTTGTCTGTCCCTGTAACACGGGAACTTTTTAAGGACACTTTGAAAATTCCACATCCATTCGACATAAACTATGCCTGCTCATCAAACATGCATAGGGCTCAGCGGCTGGCTTGAGAGCCCCTTCGGTGTCACACATGGTT containing:
- the rabgap1l gene encoding rab GTPase-activating protein 1-like isoform X4 — protein: MMQEVSIMVAYDAHVVDRPGEEDTLARLVAHSRPLRAPRPVVPTKKLKKFEKEYQTLRESQLQQEDPIDRYQRENRRLQEASMRLEQENDDLAHELVTSKIALRNDLDQAEDKADVLNKELLTTKQRLVETEEEKRRQEEETAQLKEVFRRELEKAEQEIKKTTAIIAEYKQICSQLSTRLEKQQAATKEELDIVRHKVMGCEHCRDLFSTLGSLQASSPGSDRTSSEPLDEEKDGLKEQLRQMELELAQTKLQLVEAKCRIQELEHQRGVLMNEIQAAKNSWFSKTLGSLKSSASSSSSSTSQTPSSPKDGPA
- the rabgap1l gene encoding rab GTPase-activating protein 1-like isoform X5 codes for the protein MLPLPLFLNVRSWILNTHRENRRLQEASMRLEQENDDLAHELVTSKIALRNDLDQAEDKADVLNKELLTTKQRLVETEEEKRRQEEETAQLKEVFRRELEKAEQEIKKTTAIIAEYKQICSQLSTRLEKQQAATKEELDIVRHKVMGCEHCRDLFSTLGSLQASSPGSDRTSSEPLDEEKDGLKEQLRQMELELAQTKLQLVEAKCRIQELEHQRGVLMNEIQAAKNSWFSKTLGSLKSSASSSSSSTSQTPSSPKDGPA